The following are encoded together in the Oncorhynchus masou masou isolate Uvic2021 chromosome 5, UVic_Omas_1.1, whole genome shotgun sequence genome:
- the LOC135540147 gene encoding LOW QUALITY PROTEIN: inter-alpha-trypsin inhibitor heavy chain H3-like (The sequence of the model RefSeq protein was modified relative to this genomic sequence to represent the inferred CDS: inserted 1 base in 1 codon), giving the protein MSGVWTVLLLWGIVFVPALSHGALVISREDSTPQHSDGATRLLKKRSTDNMEVEVYSVKVACKVASRFAHTVITSSALNKANSSQEVFFEVDLPKTAFITNFSMEIEGQMYTGEVKEKEKAKKQYQKAVSTGQTAGLVKASGRKMEKFSVSVNIAANSNVTFILTYEELLQRKLGQYEIMTQVKPKQLVQHFEIVADIYEPQGIAFLDAYGTFISNELLPLVEKTVTDKKAHISFCPTMDQQRKCPGCDGTLIDGDFVIKYDVNRAETLGDIQIVNGYFVHFFAPPDLHRVPKNVVFVIDRSGSMSGNKMRQTREAMLTILNDLHEDDYFGIVTFDHHISTWKESLTKATTGNVSEAKGFVKRIQQSGYTDINGALMKAVDIMIKDKQTKKFAERSVSMIILLTDGMPNSGVSSTPQIQENVRLAMGGNMSLFCLGFGNDVDYSFLDVMSRQNQGLARRIYEGSDATVQLQGFYEEVAXPLLSEVDLHYPDNLVNSLTTSHYKQLFNGSEIVVAGRLTDNSLDNFLVEVFAKGFEEDFIVKGQASAQEWDILYPEQEYIFGDFTERLWAYLTIQQLLSKKETGTAEEKGNATAQALEMSLQYSFVTPLTSMVVTKPKTEEEQEEPLIADKLTEDERRQAQRLGHFVPQTVSNTYSVQSRPTYFVDGDPHFMIELPEQEDALCFNIDDRPGTIFNLVRDQLAGVLVNGQTIGDKKVAPDGKVNTYFGRFGIVHQGLGVRLEVTTQDITVSQNGMQSKLFWSDTASLKGANLDLQVTKDRSLTVTLRDSVRFVVILHKVWKQHPYHQDYLGFYTLDSHLLSPSVHGLLGQFYHGVQFEVRDMRPGEEPEKPDATMLVKGQELTVTRGWQRDFSWDVKNGENVPCWFIHSNGNGLIDGNHTDYIMSGLFKTV; this is encoded by the exons ATGTCTGGAGTGTGGACTGTGCTGCTGCTCTGGGGCATTGTCTTTGTCCCGGCTCTGTCGCATGGAGCTCTGGTCATCTCACGAGAAGACTCCACACCACAG CACTCTGATGGTGCTACAAGGCTACTAAAG aaaagAAGTACAGATAATATGGAG gtgGAGGTGTACAGTGTAAAGGTGGCCTGTAAGGTGGCGTCTCGTTTCGCTCACACGGTCATAACCTCCAGTGCTCTGAACAAGGCCAACTCCTCTCAGGAAGTATTCTTTGAGGTGGATCTGCCCAAGACTGCCTTCATCACCAACTTCAGCAT GGAGATAGAGGGTCAGATGTACACGGGCGAggtgaaggagaaggagaaagccAAGAAGCAGTATCAGAAAGCTGTTTCCACGGGGCAGACTGCAGGACTGGTCAA GGCATcagggaggaagatggagaagTTTTCGGTGTCTGTGAACATCGCGGCCAATAGTAACGTCACCTTCATTCTGACATACGAGGAGTTGCTTCAGCGTAAactgggccagtatgagatcatGACCCAGGTCAAACCCAAGCAGCTGGTCCAGCACTTTGAG ATTGTGGCAGATATCTATGAACCCCAGGGCATTGCCTTCCTGGATGCCTATGGAACTTTCATCTCCAATGAGCTTCTCCCTCTGGTGGAGAAAACAGTCACTGACAAAAAG gcACACATCTCTTTCTGCCCAACAATGGACCAGCAGAGAAAGTGCCCAGGTTGTGATGGCACCCTAATTGACGGGGATTTCGTGATCAAATATGACGTGAACCGAGCTGAGACCCTTGGTGACATCCAG ATAGTGAATGGATACTTTGTGCACTTCTTTGCTCCTCCGGACTTACACAGAGTTCCAAAGAATGTAGTGTTCGTCATTGACAGGAGTGGGTCAATGTCTGGAAACAAAATGCGTCAG ACAAGGGAAGCTATGCTGACTATCCTGAATGACCTGCATGAGGACGACTACTTTGGAATTGTCACATTCGACCACCATATCTCAACATGGAAGGAATCTTTGACCAAGGCCACCACGGGAAATGTGTCTGAAGCCAAAGGATTTGTCAAAAGAATACAGCAGAGTGGAT ACACTGATATAAATGGTGCTCTGATGAAAGCTGTGGACATAATGATAAAAGACAAACAAACCAAGAAGTTCGCCGAGAGGAGTGTGTCTATGATTATCTTACTGACAGATGGAATGCCAAACTCAG GAGTGTCATCTACACCACAGATTCAGGAGAATGTCCGTCTTGCTATGGGTGGGAacatgtctctgttctgtctgggCTTTGGGAATGATGTGGACTACTCCTTTCTGGATGTGATGTCTAGACAGAACCAGGGACTGGCCCGGAGGATCTACGAGGGTTCTGACGCCACTGTCCAGCTTCAG GGTTTCTATGAGGAAGTAG AGCCCCTCCTCTCTGAGGTGGACCTGCATTACCCTGACAACCTGGTGAACTCTCTGACCACCAGCCACTACAAGCAGCTGTTCAACGGCTCAGAGATCGTGGTAGCTGGCCGGCTCACTGATAATAGCTTGGATAACTTCCTCGTGGAGGTGTTTGCAAAGGGg TTTGAGGAGGACTTTATTGTCAAAGGCCAGGCTAGTGCCCAAGAGTGGGACATACTGTACCCTGAGCAGGAGTACATATTTGGGGACTTCACTGAGCGACTTTGGGCCTACCTCACCATCCAACAACTGTTGAGCAAGAA AGAGACTGGAACTGCAGAGGAGAAGGGGAATGCCACTGCCCAGGCTCTGGAGATGTCCCTGCAGTACAGCTTTGTCACCCCTCTTACCTCCATGGTGGTCACCAAGCCTAAGACTGAAGAGGAGCAAGAGGAACCCCTCATCGCGGACAAGCTGACCGAGG ATGAAAGGCGACAAGCCCAGAGATTGG GTCATTTTGTACCCCAGACGGTGAGCAACACCTACAGTGTGCAGAGCAGGCCCACATACTTTG TGGATGGGGACCCTCATTTCATGATTGAGTTGCCAGAGCAGGAGGATGCACTGTGCTTCAACATAGACGACAGGCCTGGTACCATCTTCAATCTAGTGAGAGATCAGCTGGCAG GTGTTTTGGTCAACGGCCAGACCATTGGGGACAAGAAGGTGGCCCCTGATGGCAAAGTGAACACCTACTTTGGTCGCTTTGGCATTGTTCACCAGGGGCTGGGGGTGAGACTGGAGGTGACTACTCAGGACATCACTGTGTCCCAGAATGGCATGCAGTCCAAACTCTTCTGGTCTGACACCGCCTCTCTCAAGGGAGCCAA ttTAGACCTGCAGGTGACCAAAGACCGCAGCTTGACTGTCACCCTCAGGGACTCGGTCCGGTTTGTGGTCATCCTACACAAGGTGTGGAAACAGCACCCCTACCACCAGGACTATCTGGGCTTCTATACCCTGGAcagccacctcctctcccccagcgTCCATGGCCTGCTAG GTCAGTTTTACCATGGGGTGCAGTTTGAGGTGAGAGACATGCGCCCAGGGGAGGAGCCAGAGAAACCAGATGCCACCATGTTAGTGAAGGGGCAGGAGCTTACAGTGACAAG GGGCTGGCAGAGGGACTTCAGCTGGGATGTGAAGAATGGAGAGAACGTCCCCTGCTGGTTCATCCATAGCAACGGCAACGGCCTCATCGATGGAAACCACACAGACTACATCATGTCTGGACTCTTCAAGACCGTCTGA